The following are from one region of the Gossypium hirsutum isolate 1008001.06 chromosome D03, Gossypium_hirsutum_v2.1, whole genome shotgun sequence genome:
- the LOC107949865 gene encoding uncharacterized protein, with translation MIIPHISKTFISGGTIHSERMTLRKGIAEEILGNLSINAIYEEEVEEGNSSGIRPYEPGSVLINWTAEEIPKVVKGSAITDFLTSRALEDYEPLNFDFPNEDLMYVATAEKDFQEDGNGIGAVLVSPDGDHYPFTSKLDFDCINNMAKYEACIMEIRATIERKIKVFEVYGDSALEFDDITFCYLPRDENQMADALATLASRIKVNKQEDMKPIQMSIYEAPTHCYNIDDDEEKDDHPWYHDILRYVKNHEYPGQATENKERH, from the exons ATGATAATCCCTCACATATCCAAAACTTTCATATCAGGGGGAACTATTCACTCTGAGCGGATGACATTGAGAAAGGGAATTGCAGAAGAAATATTGGGGAATCTAAGCATCAATGCAATATACGAGGAAGAGGTGGAAGAAGGGAATTCATcaggcattcgcccttacgagcCGGGAAGCGTTCTAAttaattggactgccgaggagaTCCCT aaagtagtaaaagggagtgcaataacAGACTTTCTGACCAGTAGAGCGCTGGAAGATTATGAGCCACTAAactttgatttcccgaatgaGGATTTGATGTATGTTGCAACCGCAGAAAAAGACTTTCAAGAAGACG GcaatgggattggggcagtcttggtatctcccgATGGTGATCATTACCCATTCACTAgcaaattagattttgattgcatAAATAACATGGCgaagtatgaagcatgcatcatggaaATTCGTGCAACTATTGAACGAAAAATTAAAGTGTTCGAAGTGTATGGGGATtctgcattg GAGTTTGATGATATTACcttctgttatctcccacgagatgaaaatcaAATGGCCGACGCATTGGCTACATTAGCCTCTAGGATCAAGGTAAATAAACAagaggatatgaagcctatccaaatgagcatttatgaggcTCCAACCCATTGTTACAAcattgatgatgatgaagaaaaggatgatcaccCCTGGTATCACGACATACTGCGATATGTAAAGAATCACGAATATCCCGGCCAGGCGACTGAGAATAAAGAAAGACATTGA